Proteins found in one Brachypodium distachyon strain Bd21 chromosome 5, Brachypodium_distachyon_v3.0, whole genome shotgun sequence genomic segment:
- the LOC100830898 gene encoding zinc finger protein ZAT5 translates to MEAAAGGVVVAKGKRSKRQRVHAAAALTPAAAESSSSLSSVVVFASGGEEEEAASGCVTEEEEDMAMCLMLLARGGHGGSTSAAAAMAKEGKKFRSRRREEGSGELVYECKTCSKRFPSFQALGGHRTSHKKPRLPTPKADSEDQKAPSMSPPPPPSPTDPTATALLGIPAPGTPPPPPAINPNPKQQRRERDMAMAIGGSSRVHECSICGAEFASGQALGGHMRRHRPLVPAAAASEEETTTTTTKEKSLLELDLNMPPAPCPCDDADVDTTKPAAFVFNVKELLFPAPAPASAMVVDCHY, encoded by the coding sequence atggaggcggcggccggcggcgtcgtggTCGCCAAGGGGAAGCGCAGCAAGCGGCAGCGCGTGCACGCCGCGGCTGCGTTGACGCCAGCCGCTGCcgagtcgtcgtcgtcgttgtcctccgtcgtcgtcttcgcgtccggcggcgaggaggaggaggcggcgtcggggtgcgtgacggaggaggaggaggacatggcCATGTGCCTCATGCTTCTCgcccgcggcggccatggcggatccacgtcggcggcggcggccatggcgaagGAGGGGAAGAAGTTCCGGAGCCGGCGGCGTGAGGAGGGCAGCGGGGAATTGGTGTACGAGTGCAAGACGTGCAGCAAGCGCTTCCCGTCTTTCCAGGCGCTCGGCGGCCACCGCACCAGCCACAAGAAACCCCGCCTCCCAACCCCGAAGGCGGATTCCGAGGACCAGAAGGCGCCTTccatgtcgccgccgccgccgccttcgccaaCCGATCCAACAGCAACAGCGCTGCTTGGGATCCCCGCACCGGGaactccaccgccgccgccggccattaATCCCAACcccaagcagcagcggcgggagcgggaCATGGCCATGGCGATCGGCGGGTCGTCGAGGGTGCACGAGTGCTCCATCTGCGGCGCCGAGTTCGCGTCCGGCCAGGCGCTCGGCGGCCACatgcgccgccaccgcccgctcgtgccggccgcggcggcgtccgaggaggagacaacgacgacgaccacGAAGGAGAAGAGCCTCCTGGAGCTGGATCTCAACATGCCACCGGCGCCGTGCCCCTgcgacgacgccgacgtcGACACCACCAAGCCGGCGGCGTTCGTCTTCAACGTCAAGGAGCTGCTcttcccggcgccggcgccggcatcgGCGATGGTGGTGGACTGCCATTACTAG